The Rhodopirellula halodulae DNA segment GATCCGATCGACTGAAAAGAACATCGGAGTGAGCCCCAATATCATCGCCGCGGAACTCGGCGTTATTTCGATGGAGTCCGACAAAAGACACAACGAAACGGGCGCTCTCGTGATCGCAACCGCCGCTGAGTTTCATCATCGCGTGGTTTGGGTTCATCCCTTTGAAGATGGCAATGGTCGATGGGCTCGACTATTGGCAAACATCTGGCTGATGCAACATGACCAACCAGCAACACTCTGGCCGGCGACCGACTTGCGAAACAAAGAGAGTCCGATTCGCGACGAGTACATTGCTGCAATCAAAGCAACTGACTCGCGAAACTATGGACCGCTGATTGACTTACACCAAAAGTTCAGCGAGTGACAGCGTCACCCAATGGAGCCAAAGAATAACTATGTCGAGTTTCGCTCCCACTCAAGGTCGCTACCTTTCGTTCATACTGGCCTACACCGAGGGATTCGGTTTGCCGCCCGCCGAATCAAAAATCGCGGACGCGTTGAAACCCTCGACGTAAAGCTCGCCAATTTTCACGAAGCCATCCAAACTGCGATATGTTGGACCACTTCTCATCTTCACGCGTACGAGATTGGCAGAGTCCTCTACACCGATCCGAGAATGCTGGACGATGTGTTTCCCGATCCATCCGAGAAACGCACTGCGCCGGTGCAACTTTTTCAACAAGCAAAGACCGTCTTGTCGACATCCAAGCATCTCAACAACGAACCGATCAGCGAGCAGGTTGATCTAAATCCACAACAAGTCAGCGTCTGCCGCAAGCGATGGCGGGACAATTGGCAACGATTGATCTCCGTCGAATGCTCCGAGTCGTTACGAGAACTCAAGAGACAGATTGAAACACTGTTGGCTGACCTGCCTCGACCGGTCAT contains these protein-coding regions:
- a CDS encoding Fic family protein — protein: MSPNIIAAELGVISMESDKRHNETGALVIATAAEFHHRVVWVHPFEDGNGRWARLLANIWLMQHDQPATLWPATDLRNKESPIRDEYIAAIKATDSRNYGPLIDLHQKFSE